In a genomic window of Melanotaenia boesemani isolate fMelBoe1 chromosome 1, fMelBoe1.pri, whole genome shotgun sequence:
- the slc7a10a gene encoding solute carrier family 7 member 10a: MDDKEKRRKDDNLGKSDKVTLKKEIGLLSACAIIIGNIIGSGIFISPKGVLEHAGSVGLSLIVWLCGGGICALGSLCYAELGVTIPKSGGDYSYVTEIFGGLVGFLLLWSAVLIMYPTTLAVIALTFSNYVLQPAFQNCLPPFIATRLLATICVLFLTWVNCSSVRWATRIQDIFTIGKLLALALIIVVGLVQIFRGHYDALRPSVAFEFSQDPSVGQIALAFLQASFAYSGWNFLNYVTEEVVEPRKNLPRAIYISIPLVTLVYTMTNIAYFSSMTPEELLTSNAVAVTFGEKLLGMFSWVMPISVALSTFGGINGYLFTSSRLCFSGAREGHLPYLLAMIHLKSCTPIPALLVCCTATIVILCIGETHNLINYVSFINYLSYGVTIAGLLYLRKTRPNLSRPIKVNMLVPISYLIFWAVLLCFSLYSEPVVCGLGMVIMLTGVPVYFVGVQWKEKPKWIYRLLERVTYVGQKVCYVVFPQEDSSETEPLTAKATD, from the exons ATggatgacaaagaaaaaaggaggaaagatGACAACCTTGGCAAGAGCGACAAAGTCactctgaaaaaagaaattggACTGTTAAGCGCTTGCGCCATTATCATCG GTAACATCATTGGCTCAGGGATTTTCATCTCACCTAAAGGAGTCCTGGAGCATGCAGGCTCCGTGGGGCTGTCTCTTATCGTCTGGCTTTGTGGAGGGGGGATCTGTGCCCTTGGGTCCTTGTGCTACGCTGAACTGGGTGTCACAATCCCAAAGTCTGGAGGAGATTATTCATATGTGACAGAAATCTTTGGAGGGCTTGTGGG cttCCTGTTGCTATGGAGTGCTGTCCTCATCATGTATCCAACTACACTGGCTGTCATCGCCCTCACCTTCTCCAATTACGTCTTGCAGCCGGCCTTTCAGAACTGCCTGCCTCCATTCATTGCCACCAGACTTCTCGCCACGATCTGTGTCT TATTCCTGACCTGGGTGAACTGCTCCAGTGTGCGCTGGGCCACAAGGATTCAGGATATTTTCACTATAGGAAAACTTCTTGCCCTAGCACTCATCATAGTGGTAGGACTAGTCCAAATCTTTAGAG GTCACTACGATGCGTTGAGGCCCAGCGTGGCCTTTGAATTCAGCCAGGACCCTTCAGTGGGACAGATAGCTCTGGCCTTCCTCCAGGCCTCTTTTGCTTACAGTGGCTGGAATTTCCTCAACTATGTCACAGAGGAGGTCGTGGAGCCACGCAA GAACCTCCCCCGTGCCATCTACATCTCTATCCCACTGGTGACCCTGGTCTACACCATGACCAACATCGCCTACTTCTCCTCCATGACCCCAGAAGAGCTGCTCACCTCTAATGCTGTGGCAGTG actTTTGGGGAGAAGCTGCTGGGAATGTTTTCCTGGGTGATGCCAATCTCCGTGGCACTTTCCACTTTTGGAGGCATTAATGGATATCTGTTCACATCTTCCAG GTTGTGTTTTTCAGGAGCCAGAGAGGGTCATCTGCCATATCTTCTTGCCATGATCCACCTAAAAAGCTGCACGCCAATCCCTGCCCTGCTGGTCTGT TGTACCGCAACAATAGTCATCCTGTGTATTGGAGAGACACACAACCTGATCAACTACGTGTCCTTTATCAACTATCTGTCCTACGGGGTGACCATTGCCGGCCTGCTCTACCTGCGAAAGACTAGACCCAATCTGTCCAGGCCGATCAAG GTAAACATGTTGGTCCCCATCAGTTACTTGATTTTCTGGGCCGTGCTGCTGTGCTTCAGTTTGTACTCTGAGCCGGTGGTTTGTGGTCTGGGGATGGTCATCATGCTGACCGGAGTCCCTGTTTACTTTGTTGGCGTTCAGTGGAAGGAGAAACCCAAGTGGATCTACAGGCTGCTCG AACGAGTCACATATGTGGGTCAGAAGGTGTGTTATGTAGTGTTTCCTCAGGAAGACTCTTCAGAGACTGAACCCCTCACTGCCAAAGCCACGGACTGA
- the lrp3 gene encoding low-density lipoprotein receptor-related protein 3 isoform X1 produces the protein MGLTELTELPVLLLLGLLWFRCAPLCAAGCSEQVEVHAERRGVIYSPSWPLNYAPGVNCSWRIQGSQGEVITISFRNFDVAESWRCVGDWLLLTPTWSGESRLCGPFLPPPFISTRGRVWIHFHSQANSSGQAQGFRLSYIRGHLGQSSCQSDEFLCGNGKCLPRSWKCNGQDECGDATDERGCSPPPTDFQPGLCPIGTMPCTEAQTTRCLPAALRCNRARDCPDGADELGCPDTTCGKHLGNFYGSFASPDFFHPNRSVVSELKCFWLLDTQDPKPIVLQLDLQLGPGDSLHVYDGLLQRAEHLLQVLSHHNNRRPALLESSRGQMSVLYVAQPHSPGHGFNATYQVKGYCFPGERPCGSDQGCYSERQRCDGYWHCPSGRDEEACTMCPEGEFPCEGGTGACYPASERCNNQKKCPDGSDEKNCYDCQPGNFHCGTNLCIFETWRCDGQEDCLDGSDERDCLAAVPRKVITAALIGSLVCSLLLVIALGCALKLHSLRNREYRAFETQMTRMEAEFVQREAPPSYGQLIAQGLIPPVEDFPVYNPTQASVLQNLRHAMRRQIRRHSTRRSNTSSSRRRLGHLWNRLFHRGSRARGHAPLLDPPEPTQVTLGLHSYQTAGEPGPQGRAMPEVRLGGEVDEGGLSSSAGVDLQPETPESPASPLSFHSVDSPDEEELSPVSSARTPQSGPPTPCPSDSSAHNRLPHTTQLASVRPIHRRPSRKLVLELAVNLKGVSLRHYSPLGPLSPVSPPVFPSSSQTQSAQLHLQGSEATSPTGPTGSSVKAEDRDRHSTVDLPSREIRSRDERKREGKRRLARFSKALSEEGGDSGREAPC, from the exons CAGGCTGCAGTGAGCAGGTGGAGGTCCATGCGGAGCGGAGGGGTGTGATCTACAGCCCCTCCTGGCCTTTAAACTACGCACCTGGGGTCAACTGCAGCTGGCGCATTCAAGGAAGTCAAGGAGAGGTTATCACCATCAG TTTCCGTAACTTTGATGTGGCCGAGTCATGGAGATGCGTCGGAGACTGGCTCCTGCTGACACCTACATGGAGCGGGGAATCCAGGCTGTGTGGCCCTTTTCTGCCTCCTCCCTTCATCTCCACCAGGGGGCGTGTTTGGATCCACTTCCACTCTCAAGCTAACAGCTCTGGGCAGGCCCAGGGCTTTCGACTCTCCTACATTAGAG GCCATCTTGGTCAGAGCAGCTGTCAGTCAGACGAGTTCCTGTGCGGGAATGGGAAGTGTCTTCCTCGCTCCTGGAAGTGCAATGGTCAGGATGAATGCGGTGATGCTACAGATGAACGAGGCTGCTCCCCTCCTCCCACTGACTTCCAGCCTGGCCTCTGCCCCATCGGGACCATGCCGTGCACAGAGGCCCAGACCACCCGCTGTCTCCCTGCTGCCCTGCGCTGCAACAGAGCCAGAGACTGCCCCGACGGAGCAGACGAGCTGGGCTGCCCCGACACCACCTGTGGCAAGCATCTGGGGAACTTTTACGGCTCCTTTGCCTCTCCAGATTTTTTCCACCCTAACCGGAGCGTTGTTTCCGAGCTGAAGTGCTTCTGGTTGCTGGACACTCAGGACCCCAAGCCCATCGTGCTGCAGCTGGACCTGCAGCTGGGGCCCGGAGACTCTCTGCATGTCTATGATGGCCTGCTGCAGCGGGCCGAGCatctcctgcaggttttgtcGCACCATAACAACAGGCGCCCGGCGCTGCTGGAGTCAAGCCGAGGTCAGATGAGCGTATTGTACGTGGCGCAGCCTCACAGCCCTGGACATGGCTTCAATGCCACATATCAG GTCAAAGGTTACTGTTTTCCTGGCGAGCGTCCCTGCGGCAGTGATCAGGGCTGCTACTCTGAACGCCAGCGCTGCGATGGCTACTGGCACTGTCCGTCCGGTCGCGACGAGGAGGCATGCACGATGTGCCCGGAGGGGGAGTTCCCGTGTGAAGGTGGTACTGGAGCGTGTTACCCAGCGTCTGAGCGTTGCAACAATCAGAAGAAGTGCCCAGATGGGTCGGACGAGAAGAACTGTTACGACTGCCAGCCTGGAAATTTCCACTGTGGGACTAACCTGTGCATCTTTGAGACGTGGCGCTGCGACGGCCAGGAGGACTGCCTGGATGGGAGCGATGAGAGAGACTGCCTGGCTGCGGTGCCGAGGAAGGTGATCACGGCCGCCCTGATCGGTAGTCTGGTCTGCAGTCTCCTGCTGGTTATTGCTCTGGGCTGTGCCCTCAAACTCCACTCCCTCAGGAACAGAGAGTACAG AGCATTTGAGACTCAGATGACTCGCATGGAGGCAGAGTTTGTTCAGAGAGAAGCTCCTCCTTCATACGGTCAGTTAATCGCCCAGGGTCTCATTCCTCCAGTGGAGGATTTCCCAGTATACAACCCCACCCAG GCCTCTGTGTTACAGAACCTTCGGCATGCGATGCGCAGGCAGATCAGGCGCCACTCCACTCGCCGCTCCAACACCTCCTCCTCTCGAAGGCGTCTCGGGCATCTGTGGAATCGTCTGTTCCACAGGGGAAGCCGAGCCAGAGGCCACGCCCCACTGCTGGATCCCCCCGAACCCACACAGGTCACACTGGGGCTTCACAGCTACCAAACTGCGGGGGAGCCGGGACCCCAGGGGAGGGCCATGCCAGAGGTCAGACTTGGGGGTGAAGTTGATGAAGGAGGTTTGTCGAGCTCAGCTGGGGTGGACCTGCAGCCCGAGACACCGGAGAGCCCAGCATCTCCTCTCTCTTTTCACTCAGTTGACAGTCCAGATGAAGAGGAACTGTCACCAGTCAGCAGTGCAAGGACTCCACAATCTGGGCCCCCCACACCTTGCCCGAGTGACTCTTCAGCCCACAACAGACTTCCTCACACCACCCAGTTAGCATCTGTACGCCCCATCCACCGCCGGCCATCTAGAAAATTAGTTTTGGAGCTTGCAGTTAATCTAAAGGGTGTTTCTTTAAGACATTACTCACCCTTAGGGCCTCTGTCCCCTGTCTCACCCCCTGTGTTTCCCAGCAGCTCCCAAACACAATCAGCCCAGCTTCACCTGCAGGGTTCAGAGGCCACATCACCCACTGGGCCCACTGGGTCTTCTGTGAAAGCAGAGGACCGTGACCGCCACTCCACTGTGGATTTGCCAAGCAGGGAAATAAGAAGCAGggatgagaggaagagagaaggaAAGCGCAGACTTGCCAGGTTCAGCAAAGCTCTCAGTGAGGAGGGAGGAGACTCAGGGAGGGAGGCACCATGCTGA
- the lrp3 gene encoding low-density lipoprotein receptor-related protein 3 isoform X2 has product MGLTELTELPVLLLLGLLWFRCAPLCAGCSEQVEVHAERRGVIYSPSWPLNYAPGVNCSWRIQGSQGEVITISFRNFDVAESWRCVGDWLLLTPTWSGESRLCGPFLPPPFISTRGRVWIHFHSQANSSGQAQGFRLSYIRGHLGQSSCQSDEFLCGNGKCLPRSWKCNGQDECGDATDERGCSPPPTDFQPGLCPIGTMPCTEAQTTRCLPAALRCNRARDCPDGADELGCPDTTCGKHLGNFYGSFASPDFFHPNRSVVSELKCFWLLDTQDPKPIVLQLDLQLGPGDSLHVYDGLLQRAEHLLQVLSHHNNRRPALLESSRGQMSVLYVAQPHSPGHGFNATYQVKGYCFPGERPCGSDQGCYSERQRCDGYWHCPSGRDEEACTMCPEGEFPCEGGTGACYPASERCNNQKKCPDGSDEKNCYDCQPGNFHCGTNLCIFETWRCDGQEDCLDGSDERDCLAAVPRKVITAALIGSLVCSLLLVIALGCALKLHSLRNREYRAFETQMTRMEAEFVQREAPPSYGQLIAQGLIPPVEDFPVYNPTQASVLQNLRHAMRRQIRRHSTRRSNTSSSRRRLGHLWNRLFHRGSRARGHAPLLDPPEPTQVTLGLHSYQTAGEPGPQGRAMPEVRLGGEVDEGGLSSSAGVDLQPETPESPASPLSFHSVDSPDEEELSPVSSARTPQSGPPTPCPSDSSAHNRLPHTTQLASVRPIHRRPSRKLVLELAVNLKGVSLRHYSPLGPLSPVSPPVFPSSSQTQSAQLHLQGSEATSPTGPTGSSVKAEDRDRHSTVDLPSREIRSRDERKREGKRRLARFSKALSEEGGDSGREAPC; this is encoded by the exons GCTGCAGTGAGCAGGTGGAGGTCCATGCGGAGCGGAGGGGTGTGATCTACAGCCCCTCCTGGCCTTTAAACTACGCACCTGGGGTCAACTGCAGCTGGCGCATTCAAGGAAGTCAAGGAGAGGTTATCACCATCAG TTTCCGTAACTTTGATGTGGCCGAGTCATGGAGATGCGTCGGAGACTGGCTCCTGCTGACACCTACATGGAGCGGGGAATCCAGGCTGTGTGGCCCTTTTCTGCCTCCTCCCTTCATCTCCACCAGGGGGCGTGTTTGGATCCACTTCCACTCTCAAGCTAACAGCTCTGGGCAGGCCCAGGGCTTTCGACTCTCCTACATTAGAG GCCATCTTGGTCAGAGCAGCTGTCAGTCAGACGAGTTCCTGTGCGGGAATGGGAAGTGTCTTCCTCGCTCCTGGAAGTGCAATGGTCAGGATGAATGCGGTGATGCTACAGATGAACGAGGCTGCTCCCCTCCTCCCACTGACTTCCAGCCTGGCCTCTGCCCCATCGGGACCATGCCGTGCACAGAGGCCCAGACCACCCGCTGTCTCCCTGCTGCCCTGCGCTGCAACAGAGCCAGAGACTGCCCCGACGGAGCAGACGAGCTGGGCTGCCCCGACACCACCTGTGGCAAGCATCTGGGGAACTTTTACGGCTCCTTTGCCTCTCCAGATTTTTTCCACCCTAACCGGAGCGTTGTTTCCGAGCTGAAGTGCTTCTGGTTGCTGGACACTCAGGACCCCAAGCCCATCGTGCTGCAGCTGGACCTGCAGCTGGGGCCCGGAGACTCTCTGCATGTCTATGATGGCCTGCTGCAGCGGGCCGAGCatctcctgcaggttttgtcGCACCATAACAACAGGCGCCCGGCGCTGCTGGAGTCAAGCCGAGGTCAGATGAGCGTATTGTACGTGGCGCAGCCTCACAGCCCTGGACATGGCTTCAATGCCACATATCAG GTCAAAGGTTACTGTTTTCCTGGCGAGCGTCCCTGCGGCAGTGATCAGGGCTGCTACTCTGAACGCCAGCGCTGCGATGGCTACTGGCACTGTCCGTCCGGTCGCGACGAGGAGGCATGCACGATGTGCCCGGAGGGGGAGTTCCCGTGTGAAGGTGGTACTGGAGCGTGTTACCCAGCGTCTGAGCGTTGCAACAATCAGAAGAAGTGCCCAGATGGGTCGGACGAGAAGAACTGTTACGACTGCCAGCCTGGAAATTTCCACTGTGGGACTAACCTGTGCATCTTTGAGACGTGGCGCTGCGACGGCCAGGAGGACTGCCTGGATGGGAGCGATGAGAGAGACTGCCTGGCTGCGGTGCCGAGGAAGGTGATCACGGCCGCCCTGATCGGTAGTCTGGTCTGCAGTCTCCTGCTGGTTATTGCTCTGGGCTGTGCCCTCAAACTCCACTCCCTCAGGAACAGAGAGTACAG AGCATTTGAGACTCAGATGACTCGCATGGAGGCAGAGTTTGTTCAGAGAGAAGCTCCTCCTTCATACGGTCAGTTAATCGCCCAGGGTCTCATTCCTCCAGTGGAGGATTTCCCAGTATACAACCCCACCCAG GCCTCTGTGTTACAGAACCTTCGGCATGCGATGCGCAGGCAGATCAGGCGCCACTCCACTCGCCGCTCCAACACCTCCTCCTCTCGAAGGCGTCTCGGGCATCTGTGGAATCGTCTGTTCCACAGGGGAAGCCGAGCCAGAGGCCACGCCCCACTGCTGGATCCCCCCGAACCCACACAGGTCACACTGGGGCTTCACAGCTACCAAACTGCGGGGGAGCCGGGACCCCAGGGGAGGGCCATGCCAGAGGTCAGACTTGGGGGTGAAGTTGATGAAGGAGGTTTGTCGAGCTCAGCTGGGGTGGACCTGCAGCCCGAGACACCGGAGAGCCCAGCATCTCCTCTCTCTTTTCACTCAGTTGACAGTCCAGATGAAGAGGAACTGTCACCAGTCAGCAGTGCAAGGACTCCACAATCTGGGCCCCCCACACCTTGCCCGAGTGACTCTTCAGCCCACAACAGACTTCCTCACACCACCCAGTTAGCATCTGTACGCCCCATCCACCGCCGGCCATCTAGAAAATTAGTTTTGGAGCTTGCAGTTAATCTAAAGGGTGTTTCTTTAAGACATTACTCACCCTTAGGGCCTCTGTCCCCTGTCTCACCCCCTGTGTTTCCCAGCAGCTCCCAAACACAATCAGCCCAGCTTCACCTGCAGGGTTCAGAGGCCACATCACCCACTGGGCCCACTGGGTCTTCTGTGAAAGCAGAGGACCGTGACCGCCACTCCACTGTGGATTTGCCAAGCAGGGAAATAAGAAGCAGggatgagaggaagagagaaggaAAGCGCAGACTTGCCAGGTTCAGCAAAGCTCTCAGTGAGGAGGGAGGAGACTCAGGGAGGGAGGCACCATGCTGA